From Plectropomus leopardus isolate mb chromosome 17, YSFRI_Pleo_2.0, whole genome shotgun sequence, a single genomic window includes:
- the hcrt gene encoding orexin, which yields MTSTHTSQRILWFPANLQRAAGMDTHNRKVLVLVLMLLLSQLACDAHSVSECCRQPPRFCRLHVLLCRSGSKNLGGVLTGDAAAGILTLGKRREDEHRLQSRLHQLLQGSRNQAAGILTMGKRTEEMAGEHFMDWMSQSGTITTPLPVLS from the exons ATGACATCCACTCACACAAGTCAGAGGATACTGTGGTTCCCTGCCAATTTACAGAGAGCTGCTGGGATGGACACGCATAACAGG AAAGTCCTGGTTCTGGTTTTGATGTTGCTGCTGTCTCAACTGGCCTGTGATGCCCACAGCGTGTCTGAGTGCTGCAGACAACCACCACGCTTCTGTCGCCTCCATGTGTTGCTGTGCCGCTCTGGCAGCAAGAACTTGGGGGGGGTGCTCACAGGAGACGCCGCTGCTGGCATCCTCACTCTGGGTAAACGGAGAGAGGATGAGCATCGTTTACAGAGCCGACTCCACCAGCTCCTCCAAGGCTCCAGGAACCAGGCAGCAGGGATCCTGACGATGGGGAAGAGGACTGAGGAGATGGCTGGAGAGCACTTCATGGACTGGATGTCTCAGTCTGGAACCATCACAACACCACTGCCTGTTTTAAGCTAA